AAATATCCCACTATTCATGCATCTAGTTTAAAAGGTGGTTTACGTGAACATTTTGAAAATCACGAATCACTTAAAATTAGTGTAAATACCATATTTGGTAAAGAAGGGGATGATGGTGCGGATAGCGAAAGCGGTACACATCGTTTCTTAAATGCTGATTTGGTGGCACTTCCTGTAAGGTGTACACAAAAACAATTTGCACTAAGTTTCGATAAAAAATTGGTAGAATTTATTAATAATAAAGCCATAAATATTGTAAATAGCAGAATTTTTGGTTTGGATATCGATGAAGAAAATGATATCTTATTTGGTACTCATGACAATAATTCTTATGCAGAAGATTATCAAATGAAAGGACAACCATACCTGAATCCCTTTACATTCCGTCAAAACATAATTGCCAATCAATATGCCACTTTTAAAACATCTCATTTTGAAACATTAGTCAACAATTTACCTGTAATTGCCAGAAATAGAGTAGGGATAAACAAAAATCTTTGGTATGAAGAAGTTGTGCCGCACCAAACTATTTTTTTAACTTTTATTGGCTGTTCACAAGAAGATAAAAAATTTGATAATGCACTGAAAGATGATTTAATTCAAATCGGAGCAAATGCATCGGTAGGATATGGCTTATGTAAATTTTTTGAAATTGAATTTCCGGAAACTCAAAACAATACCCAATGAGAAATGTAGAAAAAATATTACCATCCGCTATTAAAGCAGTTGAGACTGAAGTAATTAAAAATAAAGAAGTGCCTAAAGAATTTAATGGGTATATTTCTTCCTTCGGAGCATCCATTATTATGAGTGGCTTGCTACCAACCCTTGTATTTTTTTCTCAGGAAGGTAAAAGCAAAGGGAATAGAAAATCAGTAATTGAAGCTATCGAGCAGATACTCAAAGCTGAATATTCCGATTTACTTTCTTCCAACAATAAATTGCTCAATACTGTAAAAGACAACTTAAATAATCGGGCAAAAATTGAACGACTTCAGGAAAAAATACTTGAAGCTGGTATTGCATTAAAATTAGCCATACGCATATTTCCTAAAGCGAAAAAAGAAAGTAACCATGAGTAATTGGCAAAACTATAATGCACCTAATTTAGGTCTATTGTTTTATAAGCGACTTTATCAGGAAAGCAGAATAAATCAACTTGTTAATTTAAAGGTTGATGAAAAAAAAGGTGATTCTTTGATATTTAAAGTAGATGATAAAAATTCAGAATTTAATGATTTTTATCAAGACCTCTATAAGAAAAGAGTTGAGTCATACACCCGCAGTTATAATATAGGTAATAATGCTTTTACTTTATTCACTACCTATCCGGGTTTATTGGTAGGTAGCGGCTATGCCCACAGCACCAAAACAAAAGGTGATGCTACAATTGGCTTTTTTTTCGACCACACTTTGGGTCTTCCTGTTGTGCCAGGCAGTTCTGTAAAAGGGGTATTGCGCTCTTTATTTGAAATAGATGTAATTGAAGATAAAGAGTATACAGGAACAAAATCTTTAAGTATAATACAATTTATTATAGATGAGTTGATGCTTGTTGATGAAAATAAAGAACTATTTGTCGAACTAAGAAACTCATTAAACGAAAAACAGTTGAATGACTTAAAACAAGAAATTTTTGGAGATGAAGATAACGACGGTCAGGACGTATTTTTCGATTCAGTAATAGATTTTGAGAAGACACCACGAGGTATGTTTATTGGTAGTGATTATATTACACCACATCAGCCCGATTTGCTTAAAAACCCTACACCACTTCAATTTTTAAAAGTATTGCCTGATATAGGTTTTAAATTTAGATTCAATTTAAAAGATGGTTCAACATTAAAGGCAAAACAAAAAATGCTAATCTTCCATAAAATACTACTCACCCTCGGTATCGGTGCCAAAACCAATGTAGGTTATGGACAGCTCATTTCAGAAGAAATGTTTCTTGAAAATCAAAAAAATAAGACGATTAAAACACAGGATGATTCCGAATCACCTGAACAACATAAAGTAAACGAAGTTGATGAATCACTAAAAAATCCAAACCCTGATAATGGAGTCACCCGAAATGTCCCAATGGAAATCAAAACACTCATAAAAAAAGATTCAACCTGGGATGGAATTATCAAGGAAAAGAAAGACAACAAATGGATCATTGAAATCAAAGTGAGTAAAACAAAAGTAAGTTTGCAAAAGGCAGTAGATAAATGTCCGGAAGGATTGGAAGAAGGTAATGAGGTCATTGTAAGATTTAATGCTGACTACAAAGATATGCCAAACTTTAAAGTTACATCTAAATAACCCCACCCCCATGATCCACACCCTAACCCTCACTTTCGATCTAAGTATTCGCCCCAATCAAATCTATGATTTTCGTGGAGCATTCATATTTCTTGCGGCAGGGAGTGGCATATCTGACGAAGATGTGAGTTGGATAGCCAATGAGAAGTATGAAAAAGGAAACTGGGGACAATCGCTGTCACAATACCCAAGGGTGCAGTATAGAATCAAAGAAGGCCATGCACAGATATGGGCCATCAATGAAGGACGGAAAGCGATAGAAAAATTGATCAGGCGCAAGGCCTTAGAGCATTTTACTATACAAGATGTCACTTACCCATTGCAAGTGATCGAGACCGAAAAGGAGACATTCACGCTACAAAGTAGTGATGACCTACAAACGTACCTGCTTTTTCACTATGTGCCGCATGAAGATGGCCATGATAAAGAATATCATACACAGGATACGATGGTGGATAAGGTCAGGCTTCTCGAACGACTGATAACCAATGGAATCCTGAAATCACTCATATCTTTAGGTATAGATTATCCGGCTGATCAAAAGGCAGAAGTAACCATTATCGACATCATCGCTAAAGACAAAGCGGTCTATAAAACAAAAGACAAAAATACCAGAAAACCTGTCATCAAACATCCGCTGTCCTACTTTATAAAATTCAGGAGCAATCTGATATTGCCGCATGGTTTTTCTATTGGACATCACAAATCGCTGGGTTACGGAGCGATGTACAGAATAGAAAAAAGTTGATTCCGATACAATATGTAATCATAAAAACTGCCGGAAAATGCTCAAAAAGTTCTTTGACATGCTGAAAATAGAATCACCTGATGGCAACTAACCCACGGATCATAAAAAAGAGAAAGGATGCGATCGACAGGGTCAGGACCACCGCTGATATCTGTAAAATACTGGGTGAAAATGAACTCAGACTACAGCTTATGGCAAACTCACCTCGCTACAAAGTATATACCATACGCAAAAAGAATGGCAACCTTAGGCTGATCGAAGATCCCGAAATACAACTAAAAGAAGTATTAAGAACCATCAATGATCATCTTCAGGCTGTCTATTATTATCAGAGACCGGATTGTGTACATGGGTTTTGTATATCATCTACCCACGATCCGGACAGAAATGTCGTATCCAATGCGCAGGCACATATGATGTCAGCGACAATGCTCAACATAGACCTGAAGGATTTTTTCCATCAGATATCCGTGTCACAGGTAAAAGGAATAATAAAACGCCAGTTTCATAGATGGGACAATTATTTAGCAGCGATGATAGCTTCATTATGTACTTATAAAAAACGATTGCCGATGGGATCGCCGACATCTCCCATTCTATCCAATTTTGCAATGCTCGAACTGGATCATGAACTCATGCAGCTTTCAAGAGTTTTTGAAGTGACTTACACTCGATATGCGGACGATTTGACTTTTTCTTCCGGTTCTGATTTGCCCACAGATTTTGTAAAAATGGTCAGAGATGCATTACAGCATCATGGATTTACAGTCAATGAAAACAAAGTAAAATATTACCAGGCAAGTGATATCAAAATAGTGACAGGCATCATAGTCAATCCAACTGGTCTGAGCTTGCCCGATGACTATATGACTCAATTGCGCACAGAGATAGACTTGTACCGCAATAGCAGATTGGTAGATGCCATGTATCAGACAGGTATGTCGGAACGAAAAATGACCCTGTTTGAGCAGGAAATCATAGGCAAACTCAATTTTGGCTACATGGTGATGCCAGATGATCCTGAACTGAATGAGCTCAACCAGCTGTTTGAAGTGGAGATAGACGTAGAAAGTATGACCCAAAGCTGGTTGGATATACCATATAATATGATGTAAAATGATGTAAGATGAATATTTTTATAGATTCCTATGGTGTGTATATAGATGTGAAAGACAGTCAGTTTCAGATGAAAGATGACGAGAATGTCCGTCAGATAAGCCCTTACAAAGTGACCAGCATCAATCTGCTCAAACCCTGTGCCATTACTACGCCGGCTATATTACTTGCTGCAGAATTTGAGATACCTGTACTCATTTACGACCAGACAGCAAGGGTACAGGCCTGGTGCTGGAGTCATCAATATGGCACGATAGCTGATATCCGTATCAGGCAGGCGTATTACTGCAGGAGCGATGCGAGACTCGACTGGATACAATTGTTGCTGAATAAAAAAGCAGAAGGACAGATCAGTAATCTGACATGGATTAAAAACAGAGTCCCTCGGTTGAAAAATACAATAGATACCGCAATAGGAGGAATACAGAATCAAATGATCATCATAAAGGATATGAAAAATATCAGCCGTATGCGAAGTGCAGAAGCACACTGTGCAAAGATGTATTGGGATGTTATATTTCAGGCCTTCACTCAGCACACAGATGCTCAGAAACGAACCAAATATGGTGCTCAGGATAATATGAATATGTCTCTCAACTATTGTTATGGCATCATGTATGGCATTATAGAGGCAAGTCTGCTTATGAAAGGAGTAGATCCGTATATCGGTCTGTTGCATATCAACCGTCATGACAAAGCGGTATTGACATTTGACCATATCGAACCATTCCGGCCCTGGATAGACAGGATGGTGATAGAAATGTTTGTCAGGGGATTTGGGCAAGGAGATAATTTTGAAGAAGATGATACCGGACAGTTGAAAATAAGTACTGATGGCAGAAAAGCCCTGATTACTGCGTTTTTTGATATGATGGAGCAGCGAAGTTACCTGAATGGATTGCGGATTAAAAGAAAAGACCATGTACATCATCTGAGTGCCCAGCTGGTGGACAAACTCAAAAAATTTGAAATACCATGATACTGAGATTAATATGTTATGACATTGAAGATGACCGCTTGCGTCTGAAAATAGCTAAAAAGCTGGAGTCATTTGGTTTTTACCGTATCCAGAAGTCCGTATTTTGCGGACAGCACAACGATGTACATTGGAGCAGGTGTGTGATGGACCTGGAAGTGATGTATGAAAAATACAAGAAACCGGGTGACAGTATATATGCAATGGTGATAGGCAAAAAAATGCTGGAAAAAGTTTACACATTGGGAGAGCAGATAGATACAGAGACTATTTTGGACAAAAAACTGGTATTGTGGATATAAATTGAAGAGTCCTGTACAAAAAAAGTACCCGAAAGATGCTGAATATCAGTATATAATGTAATTTTGCAGTGAAAGTGACCATCCGGGCGACAGCCCACTGAAACCGTTCACTCCGGTATTTCTGTTAATTGCACCTTGGGTGAAAGTGACCATCCGGGCGACAGCCCACTGAAACAGTTTAGTCTGTCTTTCCAGGATTCAGATAAGGTGAAAGTGACCATCCGGGCGACAGCCCACTGAAACTTGTGCCCTTAGCACCTGTGGATGAACTCCACTCGTGAAAGTGACCATCCGGGCGACAGCCCACTGAAACACCTGCTCTGGTAAACATTTGCTGAAGATTAGCGTGAAAGTGACCATCCGGGCGACAGCCCACTGAAACTTTTTGTGCCCGTTGTCAATCCGCCCAACGCTCTGTGAAAGTGACCATCCGGGCGACAGCCCACTGAAACACTATCGTGTGGTGAGAATTAAGTGCCTTACTGTGAAAGTGACCATCCGGGCGACAGCCCACTGAAACAGCAAAGTAGTCCTGTATCACCACCGCATTTGGGTGAAAGTGACCATCCGGGCGACAGCCCACTGAAACATTCGCAGTTGCGGTGCAAGCACCGCCAATCGTACGTGAAAGTGACCATCCGGGCGACAGCCCACTGAAACTCTATATTGGCCAGCAGGTCAGGATCTTTTAGGTGAAAGTGACCATCCGGGCGACAGCCCACTGAAACTCTTGCCGTGCTGCGTCATGTGAACGATCTGAAAAGTGAAAGTGACCATCCGGGCGACAGCCCACTGAAACCACAAGCATCAGTTAACGCATTTTTACAAACAATTTAAGTGAAAGTGACCATCCGGGCGACAGCCCACTGAAACAATAAAGGTAATTTGAGTAATCTCTTCCGCAAAGTGAAAGTGACCATCCGGGCGACAGCCCACTGAAACTGAACGTATTAAAATATAGATTAAATCATTATGGTGAAAGTGACCATCCGGGCGACAGCCCACTGAAACATATTTGACAATCAAACTCTTTGCCTTTTCATCCGTGAAAGTGACCATCCGGGCGACAGCCCACTGAAACTGGAATTATTTACTGTCATAATGTGTTATTATAGTGAAAGTGACCATCCGGGCGACAGCCCACTGAAACATGATGTGCCTGAATATCTCTGTGTTTAGCTCTGGTGAAAGTGACCATCCGGGCGACAGCCCACTGAAACTAATGATCTCTGTTTGGTTAAAAAAACCTTGCTCGTGAAAGTGACCATCCGGGCGACAGCCCACTGAAACATTTACAGGCTCATACTCATCTTCTTCTCCTGGAGGTGAAAGTGACCATCCGGGCGACAGCCCACTGAAACTATTTTTTTTCCCACCCACCGCTACGGATTGAGGTGAAAGTGACCATCCGGGCGACAGCCCACTAAGAGCGAACGGTGCGTAGCAAAATTGACGGGTAGTCAATTTAGTGAGTGAACCGCCGGCATACCCGGCGGCTTAGTGTAAGCTTTTTTGAAACCAAGTGACCATCCGGGCGACAGCCCACTAAGAGCGAACGGTGCGTAGCAAAATTGACGGGTAGTCAATTTAGTGAGTGAACCGCCGGCATACCCGGCGGCTTAGTGTAAGCCTTTTTGAAACCAAGTGACCATCCGGGCGACAGCCCACTAAGAGCGAACGGTGCGTAGCAAAATTGACGGGTAGTCAATTTAGTGAGTGAACCGCCGGCATACCCGGCGGCTTAGTGTAAGCTTTTTTGAAACCAAGTGACCATCCGGGCGACAGCCCACTAAGAGCGAACGGTGCGTAGCAAAATTGACGGGTAGTCAATTTAGTGAGTGAACCGCCGGCATACCCGGCGGCTTAGTGTAAGCCTTTTTGAAACCAAGTGACCATCCGGGCGACAGCCCACTAAGAGCGAACGGTGCGTAGCAAAATTGACGGGTAGTCAATTTAGTGAGTGAACCGCCGGCATACCTGGCGGCTTAGTGTAAGCCTTTTTGAAACCAAGTGACCATCCGGGCGACAGCCCACTGAAACTATTTTTTTTCCCACCCACCGCTACGGATTGAGGTGAAAGTGACCATCCGGGCGACAGCCCACTAAGAGCGAACGGTGCGTAGCAAAATTGACGGGTAGTCAATTTAGTGAGTGAACCGCCGGCATACCCGGCGGCTTAGTGTAAGCTTTTTGAAACCAAGTGACCATCCGGGCGACAGCCCACTAAGAGCGAACGGTGCGTAGCAAAATTGACGGGTAGTCAATTTAGTGAGTGAACCGCCGGCATACCCGGCGGCTTAGTGTAAGCCTTTTTGAAACCAAGTGACCATCCGGGCGACAGCCCACTGAAACATTTACAGGCTCATACTCATCTTCTTCTCCTGGAGGTGAAAGTGACCATCCGGGCGACAGCCCACTGAAACTATTTTTTTTCCCACCCACCGCTACGGATTGAGGTGAAAGTGACCATCCGGGCGACAGCCCACTGAAACCATACCCTTCCATTATTACCTGAAACTGTTATTTGTGAAAGTGACCATCCGGGCGACAGCCCACTGAAACTTTATACCCGGTGAGTTTTAGGTCACGGAGCACTGTGAAAGTGACCATCCGGGCGACAGCCCACTAAGAGCGAACGGTGCGTAGCAAAATTGACGGGTAGTCAATTTAGTGAGTGAACCGCCGGCATACCCGGCGGCTTAGTGTAAGCTTTTTTGAAACCAAGTGACCATCCGGGCGACAGCCCACTGAAACGTCCATACAACAGTACCCCCCAAAGTATTTTCAGTGAAAGTGACCATCCGGGCGACAGCCCACTAAGAGCGAACGGTGCGTAGCAAAATTGACGGGTAGTCAATTTAGTGAGTGAACCGCCGGCATACCCGGCGGCTTAGTGTAAGCCTTTTTGAAACCAAGTGACCATCCGGGCGACAGCCCACTGAAACTTTTGATAATCTGCGGCATCTTAGACTTGTACAGTGAAAGTGACCATCCGGGCGACAGCCCACTGAAACGAATAACAAACATTGTTTAGTGGGTTTGTTGCCGTGAAAGTGACCATCCGGGCGACAGCCCACTGAAACCATATATTGCTTTCAGATCTGCCAGTATTGTTCGTGAAAGTGACCATCCGGGCGACAGCCCACTGAAACTATCCGAGATCGTCGATGTAGTGGCTGCCTTTCGTGAAAGTGACCATCCGGGCGACAGCCCACTGAAACATTCACGGAACTAAGATTGTGTTGCAAAAAGAAGTGAAAGTGACCATCCGGGCGACAGCCCACTGAAACAATAAATTTTTCTTCTTCTGTTTGATTTAGAAAAGTGAAAGTGACCATCCGGGCGACAGCCCACTGAAACATTGGCGGTTGTATTGTCTCCAACTGGTTCACTGTGAAAGTGACCATCCGGGCGACAGCCCACTGAAACAGTTGATAAAGCCAGTCTTGACGAACGATCTCCGTGAAAGTGACCATCCGGGCGACAGCCCACTGAAACAATCTATCCCGCCAAACATCTCGTTCTTGTCTTAAATCTTGTGAAAGTGACCATCCGGGCGACAGCCCACTGAAACAATCCTTCTTCCTCGATTCTCTCGGGCCTTGGCGTGAAAGTGACCATCCGGGCGACAGCCCACTGAAACCTGGTCAATAAGGTTAGTCATTTTTTTTGAAGGTGAAAGTGACCATCCGGGCGACAGCCCACTGAAACGTTTGAAAACGTATATCTGACACTCCTCTATTAAGTGAAAGTGACCATCCGGGCGACAGCCCACTGAAACTTGAAAGCATATGGTACGGTCCTGCGAATTCGCGTGAAAGTGACCATCCGGGCGACAGCCCACTGAAACGAATCATCCCTTTTGTTTTGGTGCATTATCAAAAGTGAAAGTGACCATCCGGGCGACAGCCCACTGAAACTCAAAAGCTTTTTTATAAGCTATGCCTTCTGCTTGTGAAAGTGACCATCCGGGCGACAGCCCACTGAAACACACATCAAATAAAGTAGGTGTCAACTGCTTATGTGAAAGTGACCATCCGGGCGACAGCCCACTGAAACAAGTTTTTTTTCAATAAAGAGTTTTTCATACTCGTGAAAGTGACCATCCGGGCGACAGCCCACTGAAACTTGTGATTTTTTGGCTCACCTCCATTGAAATTTCGTGAAAGTGACCATCCGGGCGACAGCCCACTGAAACAATATCTTTCTCATCTTATTAAATTTTTTGATGGTGAAAGTGACCATCCGGGCGGCCTACAAATGAAGGTTAGGAAGGTAAAGTTAACATTACAAGACGCTGCGAGCCGTTGTTCGCAGTTCCTTCACTATGGATTGAAATCGTTCAATCCATTACGCTTGCAGCGTACCGTTCAGTCAACATCCGGGCGACAGCCCACTAAGAGCGAACGGTGCGTAGCAAAATTGACGGGTAGTCAATTTAGTGAGTGAACCGCCGGCATACCCGGCGGCTTAGTGTAAGCCTTTTTGAAACCAAGTGACCCTTCGGGCGACAGCCCACTGAAACAAAATAACAAGTAACTAAATAATACAAATAAAAAAGTGAAAGTGACCATCCGGGCGACAGCCCACTGAAACGAATCATCCCTTTTGTTTTGGTGCATTATCAAAAGTGAAAGTGACCATCCGGGCGACAGCCCACTGAAACTCAAAAGCTTTTTTATAAGCTATGCCTTCTGCTTGTGAAAGTGACCATCCGGGCGACAGCCCACTGAAACACACATCAAATAAAGTAGGTGTCAACTGCTTATGTGAAAGTGACCATCCGGGCGACAGCCCACTGAAACTTGTGATTTTTTGGCTCACCTCCATTGAAATTTCGTGAAAGTGACCATCCGGGCGACAGCCCACTGAAACAATATCTTTCTCATCTTATTAAATTTTTTGATGGTGAAAGTGACCATCCGGGCGGCCTACAAATGAAGGTTAGGAAGGTAAAGTTAACATTACAAGACGCTGCGAGCCGTTGTTCGCAGTTCCTTCACTATGGATTGAAATCGTTCAATCCATTACGCTTGCAGCGTACCGTTCAGTCAACATCCGGGCGACAGCCCACTAAGAGCGAACGGTGCGTAGCAAAATTGACGGGTAGTCAATTTAGTGAGTGAACCGCCGGCATACCCGGCGGCTTAGTGTAAGCCTTTTTGAAACCAAGTGACCCTTCGGGCGACAGCCCACTGAAACAAAATAACAAGTAACTAAATAATACAAATAAAAAAGTGAAAGTGACCATCCGGGCGACAGCCCACTGAAACAGTAATATCCTCCAGCGTATG
The genomic region above belongs to Saprospiraceae bacterium and contains:
- the cmr5 gene encoding type III-B CRISPR module-associated protein Cmr5; translation: MRNVEKILPSAIKAVETEVIKNKEVPKEFNGYISSFGASIIMSGLLPTLVFFSQEGKSKGNRKSVIEAIEQILKAEYSDLLSSNNKLLNTVKDNLNNRAKIERLQEKILEAGIALKLAIRIFPKAKKESNHE
- the cas1 gene encoding CRISPR-associated endonuclease Cas1, whose amino-acid sequence is MNIFIDSYGVYIDVKDSQFQMKDDENVRQISPYKVTSINLLKPCAITTPAILLAAEFEIPVLIYDQTARVQAWCWSHQYGTIADIRIRQAYYCRSDARLDWIQLLLNKKAEGQISNLTWIKNRVPRLKNTIDTAIGGIQNQMIIIKDMKNISRMRSAEAHCAKMYWDVIFQAFTQHTDAQKRTKYGAQDNMNMSLNYCYGIMYGIIEASLLMKGVDPYIGLLHINRHDKAVLTFDHIEPFRPWIDRMVIEMFVRGFGQGDNFEEDDTGQLKISTDGRKALITAFFDMMEQRSYLNGLRIKRKDHVHHLSAQLVDKLKKFEIP
- the cmr6 gene encoding type III-B CRISPR module RAMP protein Cmr6; translation: MSNWQNYNAPNLGLLFYKRLYQESRINQLVNLKVDEKKGDSLIFKVDDKNSEFNDFYQDLYKKRVESYTRSYNIGNNAFTLFTTYPGLLVGSGYAHSTKTKGDATIGFFFDHTLGLPVVPGSSVKGVLRSLFEIDVIEDKEYTGTKSLSIIQFIIDELMLVDENKELFVELRNSLNEKQLNDLKQEIFGDEDNDGQDVFFDSVIDFEKTPRGMFIGSDYITPHQPDLLKNPTPLQFLKVLPDIGFKFRFNLKDGSTLKAKQKMLIFHKILLTLGIGAKTNVGYGQLISEEMFLENQKNKTIKTQDDSESPEQHKVNEVDESLKNPNPDNGVTRNVPMEIKTLIKKDSTWDGIIKEKKDNKWIIEIKVSKTKVSLQKAVDKCPEGLEEGNEVIVRFNADYKDMPNFKVTSK
- the cmr4 gene encoding type III-B CRISPR module RAMP protein Cmr4, yielding MATKFKAYLIHCITNLHAGSGDANYGIIDKLVQRDPVTKYPTIHASSLKGGLREHFENHESLKISVNTIFGKEGDDGADSESGTHRFLNADLVALPVRCTQKQFALSFDKKLVEFINNKAINIVNSRIFGLDIDEENDILFGTHDNNSYAEDYQMKGQPYLNPFTFRQNIIANQYATFKTSHFETLVNNLPVIARNRVGINKNLWYEEVVPHQTIFLTFIGCSQEDKKFDNALKDDLIQIGANASVGYGLCKFFEIEFPETQNNTQ
- the cas2 gene encoding CRISPR-associated endonuclease Cas2: MILRLICYDIEDDRLRLKIAKKLESFGFYRIQKSVFCGQHNDVHWSRCVMDLEVMYEKYKKPGDSIYAMVIGKKMLEKVYTLGEQIDTETILDKKLVLWI
- a CDS encoding RNA-directed DNA polymerase, with the protein product MATNPRIIKKRKDAIDRVRTTADICKILGENELRLQLMANSPRYKVYTIRKKNGNLRLIEDPEIQLKEVLRTINDHLQAVYYYQRPDCVHGFCISSTHDPDRNVVSNAQAHMMSATMLNIDLKDFFHQISVSQVKGIIKRQFHRWDNYLAAMIASLCTYKKRLPMGSPTSPILSNFAMLELDHELMQLSRVFEVTYTRYADDLTFSSGSDLPTDFVKMVRDALQHHGFTVNENKVKYYQASDIKIVTGIIVNPTGLSLPDDYMTQLRTEIDLYRNSRLVDAMYQTGMSERKMTLFEQEIIGKLNFGYMVMPDDPELNELNQLFEVEIDVESMTQSWLDIPYNMM